In one window of Macrotis lagotis isolate mMagLag1 chromosome 5, bilby.v1.9.chrom.fasta, whole genome shotgun sequence DNA:
- the RNF39 gene encoding RING finger protein 39 isoform X3, translating to MEASELGPGLVERLEQLSTCPLCGDPFQDPVLLACEHSFCRACLVRRWGAPPGPDDIDTAPPTVCPSCGLPCPRRSLRSNVRLAVEVRISRGLREKLAEPSARTGRRRGGRIPTMGCHDPHGEDVRKTWRRLDATKSKSKESDEDIPDYPVVKNMLHRITADLTLDPSTAHHHLLVSPDGRSVCLAPPGTPVPPDGPARFDQLPAVLGAQGFRAGRHCWEVETAGRTSSWESTDEDRESHYAASSSLGEPVFPLLCTRDPQNPLRIVPADG from the exons ATGGAGGCTTCGGAGTTGGGTCCCGGGCTGGTGGAACGTTTGGAGCAGCTGTCGACTTGCCCATTATGTGGGGACCCTTTCCAGGATCCCGTGCTTCTAGCGTGTGAACACAGTTTCTGTCGCGCGTGCCTGGTTCGCCGGTGGGGCGCCCCTCCAGGGCCCGATGACATTGACACGGCGCCTCCCACCGTTTGCCCCAGCTGTGGGCTCCCATGCCCCCGCCGCAGCCTGCGGTCAAACGTGCGCTTGGCAGTGGAGGTGCGGATCAGTCGTGGGCTTCGGGAGAAGTTGGCAGAGCCCAGCGCTCGGACCGGGAGACGCCGTGGGGGACGCATCCCTACTATGGGCTGCCACGATCCACACGGAGAA GATGTGAGGAAGACATGGAGAAG ACTTGATGCCACAAAGTCCAAATCAAAGGAATCAGATGAGGACATCCCAGATTATCCTGTGGTCAAAAACATGCTCCATAGAATCACAG CGGACTTGACTCTGGATCCTAGTACTGCACACCATCATCTCCTTGTATCCCCTGATGGTCGAAGTGTCTGTCTAGCTCCACCAGGGACACCTGTGCCACCAGATGGACCAGCCCGCTTTGACCAGCTCCCTGCTGTGCTAGGTGCACAAGGTTTCAGAGCTGGACGGCATTGCTGGGAGGTGGAGACAGCTGGCAGAACCTCTTCTTGGGAGTCCACTGATGAAGACAGAGAGAGTCACTATGCT GCATCCAGTTCCCTTGGGGAACCTGTTTTTCCATTGCTCTGCACCCGGGACCCCCAGAACCCCCTTCGCATAGTACCAGCTGATGGCTGA
- the PPP1R11 gene encoding E3 ubiquitin-protein ligase PPP1R11 isoform X2: protein MAEATAGLSETVTETSVTVTTEPENRSLTIKLRKRKPDKKVEWSSDTVDNEHLGRRSSKCCCIYEKPRAFGESSTESDDEDDEGCGHTHCVRGHQKGQRRTTTGSSPTTLSHLPNPSQPPPGPMQH from the exons ATGGCCGAGGCCACGGCCGGCCTGAGCGAGACTGTCACCGAGACATCGGTTACCGTGACAACCGAACCC GAAAACCGTAGCCTAACTATTAAACTTCGAAAACGGAAGCCAGACAAAAAGGTGGAATGGTCAAGTGATACGGTGGACAATGAGCATTTAGGACGTCGTTCATCAAAAT GTTGCTGTATCTATGAAAAGCCTCGGGCTTTTGGTGAGAGCTCCACAGAGAgcgatgatgaagatgatgaaggcTGTGGTCACACTCATTGTGTTCGGGGCCACCAGAAGGGACAGCGTCGCACTACCACTGGCTCGTCCCCAACCACTCTTTCCCATCTTCCTAACCCCTCCCAACCCCCACCTGGGCCCATGCAGCACTGA
- the RNF39 gene encoding RING finger protein 39 isoform X2 → MPPPQPAVKRALGSGGADQSWASGEVGRAQRSDRETPWGTHPYYGLPRSTRRSYLVPGPPFLLRTQDVRKTWRRLDATKSKSKESDEDIPDYPVVKNMLHRITADLTLDPSTAHHHLLVSPDGRSVCLAPPGTPVPPDGPARFDQLPAVLGAQGFRAGRHCWEVETAGRTSSWESTDEDRESHYAVGAAGESVQRKGRVGLCPAGAVWAVEGRGGRLWALTAPEPTPLGGGRPPPRRIRVDLDWERGRVAFYDGHSLDLLFAFQASSSLGEPVFPLLCTRDPQNPLRIVPADG, encoded by the exons ATGCCCCCGCCGCAGCCTGCGGTCAAACGTGCGCTTGGCAGTGGAGGTGCGGATCAGTCGTGGGCTTCGGGAGAAGTTGGCAGAGCCCAGCGCTCGGACCGGGAGACGCCGTGGGGGACGCATCCCTACTATGGGCTGCCACGATCCACACGGAGAA GCTACTTGGTCCCAGGCCCCCCATTCCTCCTGAGGACTCAG GATGTGAGGAAGACATGGAGAAG ACTTGATGCCACAAAGTCCAAATCAAAGGAATCAGATGAGGACATCCCAGATTATCCTGTGGTCAAAAACATGCTCCATAGAATCACAG CGGACTTGACTCTGGATCCTAGTACTGCACACCATCATCTCCTTGTATCCCCTGATGGTCGAAGTGTCTGTCTAGCTCCACCAGGGACACCTGTGCCACCAGATGGACCAGCCCGCTTTGACCAGCTCCCTGCTGTGCTAGGTGCACAAGGTTTCAGAGCTGGACGGCATTGCTGGGAGGTGGAGACAGCTGGCAGAACCTCTTCTTGGGAGTCCACTGATGAAGACAGAGAGAGTCACTATGCTGTAGGTGCTGCTGGAGAATCCGTGCAACGCAAAGGCCGAGTGGGGCTATGCCCTGCAGGGGCTGTGTGGGCTGTGGAAGGTCGGGGTGGCAGGTTATGGGCATTGACAGCCCCTGAACCTACACCTCTGGGTGGCGGAAGGCCTCCACCTCGGAGAATTCGAGTAGACTTAGACTGGGAGAGGGGTAGAGTGGCTTTCTATGATGGCCATTCCCTTGACCTCCTTTTTGCCTTTCAGGCATCCAGTTCCCTTGGGGAACCTGTTTTTCCATTGCTCTGCACCCGGGACCCCCAGAACCCCCTTCGCATAGTACCAGCTGATGGCTGA
- the PPP1R11 gene encoding E3 ubiquitin-protein ligase PPP1R11 isoform X1: MAEATAGLSETVTETSVTVTTEPVRRTGENRSLTIKLRKRKPDKKVEWSSDTVDNEHLGRRSSKCCCIYEKPRAFGESSTESDDEDDEGCGHTHCVRGHQKGQRRTTTGSSPTTLSHLPNPSQPPPGPMQH; encoded by the exons ATGGCCGAGGCCACGGCCGGCCTGAGCGAGACTGTCACCGAGACATCGGTTACCGTGACAACCGAACCCGTGAGGAGGACAGGG GAAAACCGTAGCCTAACTATTAAACTTCGAAAACGGAAGCCAGACAAAAAGGTGGAATGGTCAAGTGATACGGTGGACAATGAGCATTTAGGACGTCGTTCATCAAAAT GTTGCTGTATCTATGAAAAGCCTCGGGCTTTTGGTGAGAGCTCCACAGAGAgcgatgatgaagatgatgaaggcTGTGGTCACACTCATTGTGTTCGGGGCCACCAGAAGGGACAGCGTCGCACTACCACTGGCTCGTCCCCAACCACTCTTTCCCATCTTCCTAACCCCTCCCAACCCCCACCTGGGCCCATGCAGCACTGA
- the RNF39 gene encoding RING finger protein 39 isoform X1, producing the protein MEASELGPGLVERLEQLSTCPLCGDPFQDPVLLACEHSFCRACLVRRWGAPPGPDDIDTAPPTVCPSCGLPCPRRSLRSNVRLAVEVRISRGLREKLAEPSARTGRRRGGRIPTMGCHDPHGEDVRKTWRRLDATKSKSKESDEDIPDYPVVKNMLHRITADLTLDPSTAHHHLLVSPDGRSVCLAPPGTPVPPDGPARFDQLPAVLGAQGFRAGRHCWEVETAGRTSSWESTDEDRESHYAVGAAGESVQRKGRVGLCPAGAVWAVEGRGGRLWALTAPEPTPLGGGRPPPRRIRVDLDWERGRVAFYDGHSLDLLFAFQASSSLGEPVFPLLCTRDPQNPLRIVPADG; encoded by the exons ATGGAGGCTTCGGAGTTGGGTCCCGGGCTGGTGGAACGTTTGGAGCAGCTGTCGACTTGCCCATTATGTGGGGACCCTTTCCAGGATCCCGTGCTTCTAGCGTGTGAACACAGTTTCTGTCGCGCGTGCCTGGTTCGCCGGTGGGGCGCCCCTCCAGGGCCCGATGACATTGACACGGCGCCTCCCACCGTTTGCCCCAGCTGTGGGCTCCCATGCCCCCGCCGCAGCCTGCGGTCAAACGTGCGCTTGGCAGTGGAGGTGCGGATCAGTCGTGGGCTTCGGGAGAAGTTGGCAGAGCCCAGCGCTCGGACCGGGAGACGCCGTGGGGGACGCATCCCTACTATGGGCTGCCACGATCCACACGGAGAA GATGTGAGGAAGACATGGAGAAG ACTTGATGCCACAAAGTCCAAATCAAAGGAATCAGATGAGGACATCCCAGATTATCCTGTGGTCAAAAACATGCTCCATAGAATCACAG CGGACTTGACTCTGGATCCTAGTACTGCACACCATCATCTCCTTGTATCCCCTGATGGTCGAAGTGTCTGTCTAGCTCCACCAGGGACACCTGTGCCACCAGATGGACCAGCCCGCTTTGACCAGCTCCCTGCTGTGCTAGGTGCACAAGGTTTCAGAGCTGGACGGCATTGCTGGGAGGTGGAGACAGCTGGCAGAACCTCTTCTTGGGAGTCCACTGATGAAGACAGAGAGAGTCACTATGCTGTAGGTGCTGCTGGAGAATCCGTGCAACGCAAAGGCCGAGTGGGGCTATGCCCTGCAGGGGCTGTGTGGGCTGTGGAAGGTCGGGGTGGCAGGTTATGGGCATTGACAGCCCCTGAACCTACACCTCTGGGTGGCGGAAGGCCTCCACCTCGGAGAATTCGAGTAGACTTAGACTGGGAGAGGGGTAGAGTGGCTTTCTATGATGGCCATTCCCTTGACCTCCTTTTTGCCTTTCAGGCATCCAGTTCCCTTGGGGAACCTGTTTTTCCATTGCTCTGCACCCGGGACCCCCAGAACCCCCTTCGCATAGTACCAGCTGATGGCTGA